The following are encoded in a window of Arctopsyche grandis isolate Sample6627 chromosome 4, ASM5162203v2, whole genome shotgun sequence genomic DNA:
- the LOC143911419 gene encoding uncharacterized protein LOC143911419, giving the protein MSIHKKEYDTLLTDEKRRRERNIRLLAKLENIEKKATFLQAKTDRIKSLKSIYKNKFDKNGIPIFYTSRDERLKCYEGINIPVQDEKSKNTYYDKFFELQEPYDMKSKSKSKCINSCYITKNITLEEAIEEISRRFVLIPKTPGDINIHDEKLNKISKNDADTVIKTQPEVQSDITHAHEPEKVVSQNKVDFIIDKIHENVNERQETEVEESHSKEFDYIENKEEDLSEIEFQNMQIQNEEEKCENNVAPIEVSQEISETEESQLENQNDSIHSKLKHLSSEIAHVDQMGIENNYNDNNIVSQEEIGADNGIKHSEDLILNEKLVDELQQENSNENIEEIIPNTNEEILENLNQNTNDSGENYENQYEQENNEYIQPNIDQQQPLEQYEDNDYIQPNIDQQQPLEQYENNDYIQPNIDQQQPLEQYENNDANYVDETSNDQFNAETSNYDQTELYNSQTAEENVSQEQPIYTEEKYYENPDNYDQAADQNEYNAENVSQYEGTYDQNQANNDDNYAYDNNTEQVTNEYVESNEQGEYQNYTEQNNVESEQYNNYEPQEDSQYYDETTIEDSPIKDVQPDTDVQNSSVKPLQILDSDTDPVSLKEETSVQESDFDFSTQ; this is encoded by the exons ATGTCTATTCATAAAAAAGAATATGATACATTGTTGACTGATGAAAAGAGAAGACGTGAGAGGAATATACGTCTATTGgcaaaattggaaaatattgaaaaaaaagctaCTTTTCTACAAGCGAAAACTGACCGCATCAAATCATTGAAG agcatatataaaaacaaattcgaCAAAAATGGTATCCCAATATTTTACACTTCCCGTGACGAAAGATTGAAATGTTACGAAGGAATCAATATACCAGTACAAGacgaaaaaagtaaaaatacttattatgataaatttttTGAACTACAAGAACCATATGATATGAAGTCGAAGTCGAAGTCCAAGTGTATCAACTCgtgttatattacaaaaaatattacattagaGGAAGCGATTGAAGAAATATCTCGAAGGTTTGTTTTGATACCTAAAACTCCAGGGGATATTAATATACACGATGAAAAGTTAAATAAGATTTCTAAAAATGATGCTGACACTGTTATAAAAACTCAACCCGAAGTCCAATCTGACATTACGCATGCACATGAACCGGAGAAGGTTGTGTCTCAAAATAAAGTTGATTTCATAATAGATAAAATACACGAAAATGTAAATGAGCGCCAAGAAACTGAAGTGGAAGAGTCTCACAGTAAAGAATTTGACTATATAGAAAATAAAGAAGAAGATTTATCAGAAATAGAGTTCCAAAATATGCAAATACAAAACGAAGaagaaaaatgtgaaaataatgTTGCACCTATAGAAGTATCGCAAGAAATTTCAGAAACCGAAGAAAGCCAGCTAGAAAATCAAAACGATAGTATTCATtctaaattaaaacatttgtcgAGCGAAATAGCACATGTTGATCAAATGGGAATAGAAAAcaattataatgataataatattgtCAGTCAAGAAGAAATTGGGGCCGATAATGGTATAAAACATTCAGAAGATttgattttgaatgaaaaattagttGATGAACTGCAACAAGAAAACAGCAATGAAAATATAGAAGAAATAATACCAAATACAAATGAAGAAATACTGgaaaatttgaatcaaaataCAAATGATAGTggagaaaattatgaaaatcaatatgaacaagaaaataatgaatatatccaaccaaatatcgatcaacaacaACCATTAGAACAATATGAAGACAATGATTATATCCAACCaaatatcgatcaacaacaACCATTAGAACAATATGAAAACAATGATTATATCCAACCaaatatcgatcaacaacaACCATTAGAACaatatgaaaacaatgatgcTAACTATGTCGATGAAACATCCAACGATCAATTCAACGCCGAAACTTCCAATTACGATCAAACAGAATTATATAATTCCCAAACAGCCGAAGAAAACGTATCACAAGAACAACCAATATATACAgaagaaaaatattatgaaaacccTGACAATTACGATCAAGCAGCCGACCAAAATGAGTACAATGCCGAAAATGTTTCACAATATGAAGGCACATATGATCAGAATCAAGCAAACAATGATGATAATTATGCTTACGATAATAACACAGAACAAGTTACAAACGAGTATGTCGAATCCAATGAACAGGGAGAATATCAAAATTACACAGAGCAGAATAATGTGGAGAGTGAACAATATAATAACTACGAACCACAAGAAGATTCTCAATACTATGATGAAACTACAATCGAAGATAGTCCGATAAAAGATGTACAACCTGATACAGATGTTCAAAATTCCAGTGTGAAGCCATTGCAGATATTAGATTCAGATACTGACCCAGTATCGTTGAAGGAAGAAACAAGTGTGCAGGAGagtgattttgatttttcaacgcAGTAG
- the LOC143910807 gene encoding LOW QUALITY PROTEIN: uncharacterized protein LOC143910807 (The sequence of the model RefSeq protein was modified relative to this genomic sequence to represent the inferred CDS: substituted 1 base at 1 genomic stop codon): MSRNERPKRLTRRPLRTRLNLCCFAILFPALVEHVLAIVAGLAVAYDCSFGRHLVESYFVNCYPQVFEFTEYALWKGVVLQIINLESTFNWNFMDLFIIVVSLGLTDRFNQLNKRLEAVKGKHMYYVXSLPEQFWKLAREEYAHLSRLVKEVDTAINEIVLLSFANNLYFICVQLFNSLKPLRGLSNIFYFGFSFGFLVTRSLAVSLGAARIHSAARQPASTLYAAPSSSYGTEAQRFLEQVVTDDVALTGLNFFNVTRGLVLTIAGTIVTYELVLVQFNTSPPPVTANITINENSCGNTDMKNNELQWVRPGPVNLMHRSFVTNDTVDVFQKKMTAFDEIFPEKDKIKDVKGKEYKETNDAFHRAMAPVLTVGQCFGILPVIGIRKSEPSDLKFSWFSWKVGFTMVSVCCCFFLSIMCLVLMVVHGVDLSKTISAVFYISTLMVLILFLRLAPKWPALVIAMSRNERPKRLTRRPLRTRLMEHVLAILASLAVSYDCSFGRNLAESYFVNCYPQVFSFTEYALWKGVLLQIINLESTFNWNFMDLFIIVVSLGLTDRFNRLNKRLEAVKGKSLPEQFWKLAREEYAHLSRLVKEVDTAINEIVLLSFANNLYFICVQLFNSLKPLRGLSNIIYFGFSFVFLMTRFLAVALGAARIHSAARQPASTLYAAPSSSYGTEGDLKAQRFLEQVATDDVALTGLNFFNVTRGLVLTIAGTIVTYELVLVQFNTSPPPVTANITINENSCGVPIKT, from the exons ATGTCGCGAAATGAACGACCCAAAAGACTAACCCGTCGTCCTTTACGCACTCGTCTAAATTTGTGTTGCTTCGCGATATTATTCCCTGCCCTGG TGGAACATGTTTTGGCAATTGTAGCAGGCCTCGCTGTCGCCTACGATTGCAGTTTTGGTAGACATCTTGTCGAGTCttattttgttaattgttatCCGCAAGTATTTGAGTTCACCGAATATGCTCTTTGGAAGGGTGTTGTATTGCAA ATTATTAATTTAGAGAGCACTTTCAATTGGAACTTTATGGATCTCTTTATCATTGTCGTAAGCTTGGGATTAACCGATAGGTTTAATCAATTGAATAAACGTCTTGAAGCTGTCAAAGGAAA acatatgtattatgtgtagAGTTTACCAGAGCAGTTTTGGAAATTGGCCCGAGAAGAGTATGCTCATCTTTCTCGCTTGGTAAAGGAAGTTGACACAGCCATCAATGAAATCGTTCTTCTGTCATTTGCCAACAATCTGTATTTCATTTGCGTGCAGTTGTTCAACAGTCTCAA aCCACTACGAGGACTATCAAATATTTTCTACTTTGGATTTTCATTTGGATTTTTGGTGACGAGGTCTTTAGCTGTGTCTTTGGGAGCAGCTCGCATACATTCAGCTGCTCGACAACCAGCCTCGACCCTATATGCTGCTCCATCATCTTCGTATGGAACTGAG GCACAACGATTCTTGGAGCAAGTTGTAACAGATGATGTGGCTCTCACTGGGCTAAATTTTTTTAACGTTACCCGTGGACTTGTTCTTACA ATCGCTGGTACTATCGTCACATACGAACTAGTGTTGGTTCAATTTAATACATCGCCACCACCTGTTACTGCAAATATAactataaatgaaaatagttgTGGA AACACTGACATGAAAAATAACGAGCTTCAATGGGTACGACCCGGGCCTGTGAATTTAATGCatag ATCTTTCGTTACAAATGACACAGTAGATGTATTCCAGAAGAAAATGACTGCATTTGATG aaatatttccAGAAAAAGACAAAATTAAAGATGTCAAAGGAAAAGAATACAAAGAAACCAATGACGCGTTTCATAGAGCCATGGCACCGGTTTTAACTGTCGGACAATGTTTCGGAATACTACCCGTTATTGGCATTCGAAAATCAGAACCATCAGATTTGAA attctcGTGGTTCAGTTGGAAAGTAGGCTTCACGATGGTAAGTGTGTGCTGCTGTTTTTTTCTAAGTATAATGTGTCTAGTGCTAATGGTTGTCCATGGAGTGGATCTTTCCAAAACCA TAAGTGCGGTGTTTTACATAAGCACTTTAATGGTTTTGATATTGTTTTTACGTTTGGCCCCAAAATGGCCAGCTCTGGTAATAGCTATGTCGCGAAATGAACGACCCAAAAGACTAACCCGTCGTCCTTTACGCACTCGTCTAA TGGAACATGTATTGGCAATTTTAGCAAGTCTCGCTGTCTCCTACGATTGCAGTTTTGGTAGAAATCTTGCCGAATCTTACTTTGTTAACTGTTACCCGCAAGTATTTAGTTTCACCGAATACGCTCTTTGGAAGGGTGTTTTATTgcaa ATTATTAATTTAGAGAGCACTTTCAATTGGAACTTTATGGATCTCTTTATCATTGTCGTAAGCTTGGGATTGACCGATAGGTTTAATCGGTTGAATAAACGTCTTGAAGCTGTCAAAGGAAAg agtTTACCGGAGCAGTTTTGGAAATTGGCACGAGAAGAGTACGCTCATCTTTCTCGCTTAGTAAAGGAAGTTGACACAGCCATCAATGAAATCGTTCTTCTGTCATTTGCCAACAATCTGTATTTCATTTGCGTGCAGTTGTTCAACAGTCTCAA aCCACTACGAGGGCTGTCAAATATCATCTACTTTGgattttcatttgtatttttgatGACGAGGTTTTTAGCCGTGGCTTTGGGAGCAGCTCGCATACATTCAGCTGCTCGTCAACCAGCCTCGACCCTGTATGCTGCTCCATCATCTTCATATGGAACTGAG GGTGATTTGAAGGCACAACGATTCTTGGAGCAAGTTGCAACAGACGATGTGGCTCTCACTGGGCTAAATTTTTTTAACGTTACCCGTGGACTTGTTCTTACA ATCGCTGGTACTATCGTCACATACGAACTAGTGTTGGTTCAATTTAATACATCGCCACCACCTGTTACTGCAAATATAactataaatgaaaatagttgTGGAGTTCCAATCAAAACGTAA
- the mRpL9 gene encoding mitochondrial ribosomal protein L9, with the protein MLNFSNTFNHVKNIATSLINFQQTRNTFILRRRYKPLLNKERSPRKKLTHRYFIYDLVEDTNIKKQQSIKLILLQDVPEYGEKGQLVKVRPQNAYKCLLLPKLAIYASPENLQKYDVKTITTVSTVASKTFFYMSELLHQKVFYVSMNRTEPWVLEPWHLRVSFRKSHIVVPEHAIEMPPEKISGPDITLENKIFCVKIALSEGKKVEVRCRIEHFPVGLKDQDQLSLEPLFPEQAETISYLTEKHQKYLDEKKRNAKKIY; encoded by the exons ATGCTAAACTTCAGTAATACTTTTAATCATGTTAAGAATATCGCCACTTCGTTGATTAATTTTCAACAAACAAGG AACACATTTATATTGCGTAGGCGGTATAAACCTCTCTTAAATAAAGAGAGATCTCCTCGGAAAAAATTGACTCACAGATATTTCATTTACGACCTTGTTGAAGACACCAACATTAAAAAGCAACAGTCTATCAAACTCATATTACTTCAAGATGTTCCTG AATACGGGGAAAAGGGTCAACTTGTTAAAGTGAGACCGCAAAACGCTTACAAATGTCTTTTATTACCTAAACTGGCGATATATGCTTCACCTGAAAATCTTCAAAAGTATGACGTGAAGACAATTACGACAGTGTCTACTGTTGCTTCTAAGACTTTCTTCTAT atgTCTGAGCTTCTACACCAAAAAGTTTTTTATGTATCTATGAATCGTACGGAACCATGGGTTCTAGAACCATGGCACTTGAGGGTGAGTTTTCGTAAATCTCACATTGTAGTTCCCGAACACGCTATTGAAATGCCACCTGAAAAAATAAGTGGTCCTGATATTACcctcgaaaataaaatattttgtgtgAAAATAGCT TTGTCTGAAGGTAAAAAAGTGGAAGTTCGATGTCGGATAGAACACTTTCCTGTAGGATTAAAGGATCAAGATCAGTTATCGTTGGAACCGCTTTTCCCTGAACAAGCTGAAACTATCTCTTATCTAACCGAAAAACATCAAAAATATCTGgatgaaaagaaaagaaatgctaaaaaaatttattaa